The Radiobacillus deserti genomic interval TTCTAAAGTTTTCCAAAGCTTAGATGTGAATTTTGACCAGCTTCCATTGAAGGACCTGTTCAATTTAATTCAAGAGAATCCAGGACTATTACGTCGCCCAATCATCATTGATGAGAAGCGCCTTCAAGTCGGTTACAACGAAGATGAAATTAGAAGATTTTTACCAAGAACTGTTCGTACTTTCCAACTTCGTGAAGCACAAAGAATGGTTAACTAATGATTTTACGCAGGTCTTTCTGAGGAAAGCCTGCGTTTTTCATTCTCGCGATAGAGGTGACAAACCTGTCTATTTCAGGTACAATATGAGTTCCGAACCACTCATTAAATGGTCGAAGCATATGGGACACACACCTTTTTATATGATTTATAGGCATATCTATTTTCAACATGCAACCTTTTATCATAAAATAAAATATATAAAAGTATAGGTTGAATGATATCCACGAGTTTATGGTACGTAGAAGGTGAAGATATCCCTTCCATCCAATTCTTTTTGAAGGGAGCGATGAGGAATGGAAATAGAAAGAATTAACGAGAACACGGTTAAATTTTATATATCCTATATAGATATAGAAGATCGAGGATTTGATCGTGAAGAAATCTGG includes:
- the spxA gene encoding transcriptional regulator SpxA, whose amino-acid sequence is MVTLYTSPSCTSCRKAKAWLEEHDIPFRERNIFSESLTLDEIKEILRMTEDGTDEIISTRSKVFQSLDVNFDQLPLKDLFNLIQENPGLLRRPIIIDEKRLQVGYNEDEIRRFLPRTVRTFQLREAQRMVN